In the genome of Hydra vulgaris chromosome 06, alternate assembly HydraT2T_AEP, the window cgttaattttaaaacctggCCTGCCCcttgattatttaatttgaaatttttaagctGTCTCCATTTCAACCACAGTATCAATGGGTCggcaaaaaaagaaagattgaacgttttatcaattttaccgacgaaaaacattttgcaaatattgtagtacttttttttaagtttaaatgttttataaaaaactgctatttttaatataaaccttTTACtccttatttcttttttgaaatcgTTTTAAACTGATATTTAATAAAAGCTTAAATATAAATGTGGTAAAGTTCGTAAAACCAATGAGGCAGGTGCCGGCATAGATGAAAGtgaaagaacaattttttttattgaacttcACATTTACTGTGGATTGTCGGAATGTTTTACTATTAAGTTGATTTgaagtcaaaaacaaaataacaaaatcaacCAATGAACTTCCTTACAAATTGTTTAATCATAAACCAATCAAATAGcgttttatatcttttaaccaataagataacaattttattgttttgtcgGCATCTTAagatattaaaagttaatatctTTTCCGCCTTACGTATTCTGTTTATCACCGCCTCTTAGACCATCCCATTTGTACGTAAACAGAGAAAATATGATCGCAACGCGCCATTTCTCAGTCAGAGGCGTGACATTAACCCCTTATCAAAGAAGCCGAAGCTATTTAAGATAAGATGGCGGTTTCTTCTGATGTCTGAATGAATTGTTTCGGTTTTTTTTGAAGTAAGGATAACGTTAAGAACGATTTGAAATGCCCAGCTGATTTAAATAGAATTGAAGTAGAAAGCATTCAGTTAAACTTTCTACTTTAAAGTGCAAAGACGTTCATAAGAAATACATTTCagtaaaattaagtaaaatgtCACCTCCAAGTCGTGTTCCAACAACAATCAGCCCAAACTTTAAAAGTCAACATCATTGTGtaagtttaaagattttaatagtgatagaaaaaaatgttaaaatatatcttatacaataattaaaggcttttttaatattttatttgcattaacttatttttaagtatatataaatataaatataaatatatatatatatatatatatatatatatatatatatatatatatatatatatatatatatatatatatatatatatatattatatatataaaattttttagcttaaaGAACATATTAAGTATTCACCGTTGGCATTACTTGCAGCAACCTGTAAAAAAATTGGACGGCCTATCAGCCCATTAGAACAAACAtctcctaaaaaaatttttcaaccaTGGAATCACACGTTTGAATCACACAATTATGACACACCTATTTCACCAAATAGCAAAGTGAGACACTTTCTAGAGACAAATTTCTCGCTTCCACCAAGTCCTCCATTAAAATCAGAGATAGTAAAAGTTCCCCCAACAATAAGACCAATGCCGATGACGAATGTAATGCAAGAAAAAGCGACTTTAAATTACTCACAAAAACTTTCTCCACCTCCGTGTCTCGCATGTTCAGCTGGTCAAAAGTGCAatggaataaataaaatatctccAGTTTTGCTTTCTCCGCCTGCCTCGCCAATCTCATGGTTATTTCctcaaaatattattcaatcTCATCCTTCTAAAGTATCAATTAACGAGCACCACATAAAAGAATATTCCGAACATTCTCAAGCTGATCCAACGCGTTTTGTAAACTACGTTTACAAAAACGTCGACTCTTCTCAAGCAAAACCTAATCTAATAATTCGACACGATAACATGATCTCCTCTACACAATCGTATAACAATCGTATATTCTCATCTTCGCCACATTTAACTACAACATCCCACATATATTCAATGTCTACATCAATTCCTGCTCAATCGCATGCAGTTGTACCGAACAGCGTTGCAACCCGAAGATGTCGTCGCTGTAAATGCCCAAACTGCATATCAGGACAACAATCTGAGCCAAATAAACCCAAGCAGCACGTATGTCATATTCCAGGGTGCGGAAAGGTTTATGGTAAAACTAGTCACCTTAAAGCTCATTTAAGATGGCATGCTGGATTGCGTCCATTTGTTTGTAATTGGTTATTTTGCAACAAATCCTTTACTCGTTCTGATGAACTCCAACGTCACTTGCGAACACATACGGGCGAAAAGCGATTTGCCTGTCAAGATTGCGGCAAACGTTTTACTCGTTCCGACCATTTATCGAAACATATGAAAACacaccaaaataaaaaacaagaaaacacATTTGTAAAAGATACTGTCATAGAAGTGATTAAAGACAATGTCGATGAAAATTGCGATGAGAATGTTATGGAACTTGAAGTAAAcgttgaaaactaaatttaaaatttgttatttatagcTTTATAGTATATCTTCCTTTTAAATGTCTAATGTATATAACTTcagtttgtaaatattgtacGTATGTAAATATTACTCCTAAATCGAAAAGTTTTTAATACTCTCTGTTTTttaataacgataaaaaaataattaaccaattcaaaagatgtttttttttcatttttaagttttttacaaagtatttttcaataaaaaaaaaaaaaaagaaaaaatagaagcTATCGGggacaattaaatttaaatataaagaaaacatacAGGCTATACAGTTATTTAACGATCAATTGTTTAAagcaaatatcaaatataagaaataatatcGATttgattttctataaataatatatattaaataaaaccatattcaactttaaaataaacgcttgtttaataatttaataaatgaagtGACTCGCGACACAGGTTGACGACTTTGAGGGGGTGTAATGAGAAGTCTGTGGCGTCTTATTCAGCCCAAAATATCTAATTTAGACGCCTACTTCgaatttaacagttttttttgatttatatttttaagacgCGCTTATAAGAAATGTGctcgcacacacacacacacacgcacatatatgcatatatatattatatgtgagtgtgtgtgtgtgtgcgtgtgtgtatatatatatatatatatatatatatatatatatatatatatatatatatatatatatatatatatatatattatatttatcaaaagtaaTAAAGGAAACGAGCGAAAAAACGAAAATTTTGATCATGAAAATGTTATTGgcttgctttataaaaataagttgtgATACATTTAGAAATTCCACCCTTAAGCAACAGTactactttttttgtaaaactactaacaatttagaaaataaaataaaatgctagcTTCGTAATTCACAAAACCACAATAATGCTATATTTGGTTCAgagaaaaaagcaaagaaaTAATTCCCAAGATTCGGGATTTCcgtttaattttcaaattgcCAAGCCTTCTTCCCTaagaatttttatgaaaaacgtttACGACGttgttcttttaataaattaattttatataatggtTTACTTCTTAAAAGGAcgattaaaacaaaaaaaagatatcgGTCTCAACGTTGGGTGTCTgagtcttaaaaaaagattctttttaaaaaaaactccgCTTTTAAGACATCATCTGTTTTGCGTTGTTGCGTTTGTTTAAGAGAACCACATGGGCTTTAAATTATCACTAAAAATTTATTCCTATTTACGCGTATTTCTTATATTGGTTTTATTCCAGCCTGTCCACGtttccttaatttattttaatctttaccTATAGAAATGACATcacatttaaatacaaatagatATTGAACCTTTAggtgaataa includes:
- the LOC101237470 gene encoding transcription factor Sp5, with the protein product MSPPSRVPTTISPNFKSQHHCLKEHIKYSPLALLAATCKKIGRPISPLEQTSPKKIFQPWNHTFESHNYDTPISPNSKVRHFLETNFSLPPSPPLKSEIVKVPPTIRPMPMTNVMQEKATLNYSQKLSPPPCLACSAGQKCNGINKISPVLLSPPASPISWLFPQNIIQSHPSKVSINEHHIKEYSEHSQADPTRFVNYVYKNVDSSQAKPNLIIRHDNMISSTQSYNNRIFSSSPHLTTTSHIYSMSTSIPAQSHAVVPNSVATRRCRRCKCPNCISGQQSEPNKPKQHVCHIPGCGKVYGKTSHLKAHLRWHAGLRPFVCNWLFCNKSFTRSDELQRHLRTHTGEKRFACQDCGKRFTRSDHLSKHMKTHQNKKQENTFVKDTVIEVIKDNVDENCDENVMELEVNVEN